The Capra hircus breed San Clemente chromosome 2, ASM170441v1, whole genome shotgun sequence genome window below encodes:
- the STK16 gene encoding serine/threonine-protein kinase 16 isoform X1 — protein MGHALCICSRGTVTIDHKRYLFIHKLGEGGFSFVDLVEGLHDGQFYALKRILCHEQQDREEAQREADMHRLFHHPNILHLVAYCLRERGTKHEAWLLLPFFKRGTLWNEIEKLKDKGNFLTEEQIIQLLLGICRGLEAIHTKGYAHRDLKPTNILLGDEGQPVLMDLGSMNQACIHVEGSRQALALQDWAAQRCTISYRAPELFSVQSHCVIDERTDVWSLGCVLYAMMFGEGPYDMVFQKGDSVALAVQNQLSIPQSPRHSSALRQLLTSMMTVDPQQRPHIPLLLSQLEVLQPSARDEHTTHI, from the exons ATGGGCCACGCGCTTTGCATCTGCTCTCGGGGAACTGTCACCATTGACCATAAGCGCTACCTCTTCATCCATAAACTGGGGGAGGG TGGGTTCAGCTTTGTGGACCTAGTGGAGGGGTTGCATGATGGACAGTTCTACGCCCTGAAGCGAATCCTGTGTCATGAGCAGCAGGACCGGGAGGAGGCCCAACGAGAAGCAGACATGCATCGCCTCTTCCATCACCCCAACATCCTTCACCTCGTGGCTTATTGTCTGAGAGAGCGAGGCACTAAACatgaggcctggctgctgctacCCTTCTTCAAG AGAGGTACGCTGTGGAATGAGATAGAAAAGCTGAAGGACAAAGGCAACTTCTTGACTGAAGAGCAAATCATTCAGCTGCTGCTGGGTATCTGCAGAGgccttgaggctattcacaccaaGGGTTATGCCCACAG GGACCTGAAACCCACCAATATCTTGCTTGGCGATGAGGGGCAGCCGGTTCTGATGGACTtggggtccatgaatcaagcatGCATCCACGTGGAGGGGTCCCGCCAGGCTCTGGCCCTCCAG GACTGGGCAGCCCAGCGGTGCACCATCTCCTACCGGGCCCCGGAGCTCTTTTCCGTGCAAAGCCACTGTGTCATCGATGAGCGGACTGATGTTTGG TCCCTAGGCTGTGTGCTATATGCCATGATGTTTGGGGAAGGCCCTTACGACATGGTGTTCCAGAAGGGTGACAGCGTGGCCCTTGCAGTGCAGAACCAACTCAGCATCCCGCAGAGCCCCAG GCATTCTTCAGCCTTGCGGCAGCTGCTGACCTCAATGATGACTGTGGACCCCCAGCAGCGCCCTCACATTCCTCTGCTCCTGAGTCAGTTGGAGGTGCTGCAGCCCTCGGCTCGGGACGAGCACACTACCCACATCTGA
- the STK16 gene encoding serine/threonine-protein kinase 16 isoform X2, with product MGDDLGPSLTPLAHSGFSFVDLVEGLHDGQFYALKRILCHEQQDREEAQREADMHRLFHHPNILHLVAYCLRERGTKHEAWLLLPFFKRGTLWNEIEKLKDKGNFLTEEQIIQLLLGICRGLEAIHTKGYAHRDLKPTNILLGDEGQPVLMDLGSMNQACIHVEGSRQALALQDWAAQRCTISYRAPELFSVQSHCVIDERTDVWSLGCVLYAMMFGEGPYDMVFQKGDSVALAVQNQLSIPQSPRHSSALRQLLTSMMTVDPQQRPHIPLLLSQLEVLQPSARDEHTTHI from the exons ATGGGAGATGACCTTGGTCCTTCACTGACCCCTTTGGCCCACAGTGGGTTCAGCTTTGTGGACCTAGTGGAGGGGTTGCATGATGGACAGTTCTACGCCCTGAAGCGAATCCTGTGTCATGAGCAGCAGGACCGGGAGGAGGCCCAACGAGAAGCAGACATGCATCGCCTCTTCCATCACCCCAACATCCTTCACCTCGTGGCTTATTGTCTGAGAGAGCGAGGCACTAAACatgaggcctggctgctgctacCCTTCTTCAAG AGAGGTACGCTGTGGAATGAGATAGAAAAGCTGAAGGACAAAGGCAACTTCTTGACTGAAGAGCAAATCATTCAGCTGCTGCTGGGTATCTGCAGAGgccttgaggctattcacaccaaGGGTTATGCCCACAG GGACCTGAAACCCACCAATATCTTGCTTGGCGATGAGGGGCAGCCGGTTCTGATGGACTtggggtccatgaatcaagcatGCATCCACGTGGAGGGGTCCCGCCAGGCTCTGGCCCTCCAG GACTGGGCAGCCCAGCGGTGCACCATCTCCTACCGGGCCCCGGAGCTCTTTTCCGTGCAAAGCCACTGTGTCATCGATGAGCGGACTGATGTTTGG TCCCTAGGCTGTGTGCTATATGCCATGATGTTTGGGGAAGGCCCTTACGACATGGTGTTCCAGAAGGGTGACAGCGTGGCCCTTGCAGTGCAGAACCAACTCAGCATCCCGCAGAGCCCCAG GCATTCTTCAGCCTTGCGGCAGCTGCTGACCTCAATGATGACTGTGGACCCCCAGCAGCGCCCTCACATTCCTCTGCTCCTGAGTCAGTTGGAGGTGCTGCAGCCCTCGGCTCGGGACGAGCACACTACCCACATCTGA